The Candidatus Bathyarchaeota archaeon genomic interval TTGCAGTTGTCGTGGGGCAACTGATAAGCTACAAACTCCTAATCAGCCGAGCGTTTGATCGGAAACTTAACTGGGTCGCCCTGTTCTTTTTGGTGTTTTTGGCAGTGGTTTTTGTGGTCTTCACTTTTGTGCCTCCTCAAGCTGCCCTATTTCAAGATCCACTTACAGGAACCTACGGCGTCTCCCAATAGCTCCTTTTTTCGATGTAATTTCATAAAACCTTAAATTGTGCCTCCCTCTCAAGAAACCCCGAAGCAACATGGCCTATGTACGCAACTCAAAAGAAAGCTTAGAAATCGATTACGCAATAGAACTGCTCTGGAAAGCTCTCCCTACAGTCGTGAAAAAGCTGGAGTGGGCTATAGAAGAAAAAGACGACACCCAGCACAAAGCAAAACTAAAAACCAAATCAGGCTTCATGTCTTATAGCACCGTCCTAGTCGTTAAAGCTGAATCTTTGGATGAAAATAAAACCAAGATGACTATCAACGCTGAAACTCCTGTAACCACCATAACCGCGATGGTTGATGTGGGGCGCACCAGAGACCGAGTTGAAACCTTCATTATTGAACTCGCAAACTGTATGGAGAAGAAAACTAAAAGCGGCAACAAAAAATAGGCTGCCTGTTTTTCCATAACTCTAATATCTGCCCAGTCATCGCATGTTAATTATGATTCGCGCCGTTTTTATGGGGGACAACAGTGAAAGACCTGTTACGGCAGAGGAGTTGTCCACGTTGCCTGTATCGAACGTTTGGCTTGAAGTTGTGGACCCAACTGACGCCGAGTTAGACGCGGTTGCTGCTACAGTTCATGTGCCTGTTACTTTTTTGCGTTTGCCCAAAAACGGCGGCGTTGTGGAGTTGCGTGTAGAAGAAGGTTATGGTATCATCGATTTTTTGGTCATGGCTGATGTGGTTTCCACCAAGAAGGCTTACCCTATTGTTTTGGTGTTTTCCAAAAAATTTTTAGTAACTGTTTCAAAAAAAGAAATTCAACCAGTCATTAACCTTGCTAAGGAACGTATGAGTAAGACCAAAAATGATCCTCCTGCTCAGGTAACCTATTTTATCATAGATGAAATCGTCGCAAACCATTATGTAGATATTGAGAAGTTGGAGACCTTAACGGCTAAAATGGAGGAGGAAGTGGTTGAGAAAGCTTCCTCAGAGACTCTAAAACGCATTTTTAAACTCAAAACCAACATGGTTCGCTTCAACAAGATTCTCTGGTACGAACGAAGTCTCATTTTTAATCTTCGCAGATGTAGTGACGCCTGCATGGATGCTAAGTATCGTAGCCTCTTTGACATAACCCACGAGGATTTAACCCGCCAAATAGACATCGTTGAAACCTACCGCGAAATCCTCTCTGACGCCATAAACGTCTATCTCTCGTCCATCTCTAACAAAATCAACCTTTCAATTCAAGCCTTAACCGTCGTCATATTCTACTTGACGATTATCACTACCGTAACTTCCTTCCCCAATACTGTAGCCACCTTCTTTGGAATCTCCCAATTCGGAAACACCCACTTTGGCATCGTTATAATTGCCCTGTTGCTTTCGATTGTGTTGCCGTTTGTGTGGTTATGGCGCAAGAAGTGGCTCAAACCCAAACCCGTCGGATAAAAAACCAGTATCCTCTCCTTGGAAGGTGGTCACATGGAAAGAACATCTCCATCGTTTGCCTATAAAGGCAGAAGTTTAGGCGTTATAGTTTTGGTAGCGGCGCAAATCCTCATCGGAGTCATCCATGTTGCTTCGGGGCTTTGGATGTTAACCTACGAGTTTAGCGTCGGCACCCAAACCCTGCTAACCTACGACATCTATACAATAGTGTTTGGGGTGTTGACGCTTGGGTTTGCGGTTCTGGTTTGGCAACAGAAACGTCTCGGACTCTACGGCACCGTTGCGGTTTCGGTTTTTGTTGTGGTTGCTGATTCTTTGACGATTCTAAATTTGCCTAGCATACCAGGTATTCCCAAGTTGGCGGGTGTTTTTGAAATCTCTTACAGCGTTATCATAATACTCTACCTGCTTCAGGCGGGTGTGCGTGAAAAGTTTAGGTAGGCTCGCCTATGGTATGGTGGCGTTGTTGGGTAATCCGCGACTCTCCCAATATCCAAGGTAATCAGGGTTGTCGCTGACCTCGATTTGTGTAACCCATTTTATCCATTTGTAACCGTATTGACTCTCCGCGACAAGTTGGAAGGGGAATCCGCGTTCAGGTGGCAGGGTGATATCGTTGACTTTGTATGCGAGCAGAATCTGGTTGTCGGCTATGTAGCTGAGCGGCAGCGCGGTGGAGTAATTGTCGGAGGCATAAAATATCACTGTGGTCGCGTTGGAGTCCACTCCTGCATGCTCAAGCAAATCTGAAACTAACACGCCTTCCCAGAGAATCTTAGCCGACCAACCCTCAACACAATAAAGCGTCACTACCTTTTGGTAGCTTGGAAAATCGTTTAGGACTTGGTCATAGGTGTACTCAGCGGTCTGGTTTACTTTGCCACTGATTTGGAGGCGATAGGTGGAGCCGTTTATGTATTGTATGCCTTTGACGGTGTTTTCTCTAATGTCGCCGACAGAGGAGAGGTCTTCGCCTTTGTACTCGCGGACTTCGGCGGGGTAAAGCATGCTGGATTGGCTGCTCTGTAAAACCACCGTTACCACAATCAACCCTAAAACCACGAGGATTAGACTGATTGCAATGCCTTTGACTGACTGCTTTGCTTTCTCCATGAGCCGTTCGTTACTTCAAGGAAAACTGGGGGCTTTAAAGATACCTAAAAAATCCGTTTTGATTTGCCTGAAATCTTTTTTGCAGATTTGCGCTTTCGGTTTTGGCTGAGGGTCAGTTAGAGGAGTCTACCCCTCCTTTTTTTTGGCGGGGTTTTCTACTGGTTTTCAACATGTTAATGGGTGGTTTCTGCGTCAATAGTGACCTACCCCTCTATAGTTTCTGCATAGAACCACTAATAGGATCCAAATAGGCTGCAAATAGGTTCGTTGACAACAAAAGAAAGAGTGAACACAGCAGTTGAAACACCTCAAAATGCACTTTCAACTTTAGATTCAAAAAATGCACCCTACAAGCTTCAGACCCAAATTTATCGTGTTTCATGACTATAGTCCCATATTTGAGTCAATAACTTAATATTAACCCGTGAACTTTTCAGGGCGATAAACGGCGGCAATCATTGGTTTGCCAGACTCGCTGGTGCAGATCGATTTTGCAAAATCACGTTTACAACTAAATTGGAGTATCAAGAATTGAAAATTGAAGTTCTCGGAGGAGCCAGAGAAGTCGGCGGCTCCTGCATTTCTATTGAATCCGACTCATGCAAAGTTGCGCTAGATTACGGCACCAAACTAGACGAGGAACCTAAAAAGTTACCCCGCGATTTCGACGCCGTTATCATTAGCCACGCTCATCTTGACCACACGGGCAGTCTCCTTAGTTTATGTAAAAAAAACAGCCCCACTATCGTCGGCTCAGACATAACCCGCGATGTAACCGTTGATTTACTTCACGACATGGTTAACATCCAAACCCAAAACGGCAACACAGAATTCGACGACAGCACCGCTGAAAAAGTGCGTGATTGCTGGTGGAGTCGTGACTCCGTAGCCTTGCCCGGTATGAAGATTAATTTGCAGTCTGCGGGGCATGTGGCTGGCGCAAAAATCACAAGTCTCGAAGCCGAAAAGAAACGAGTCGTCTACACTGGCGACTTCTGTCTTCACAACACCGAAATCTTGCAGGGTTGCAAGATGGAGGCTTTACCCAAAAAACCCGACGTCTTGATTATGGAGTGCACTTATGGCGGTAAGGTTAGACCTCCTCGGGAAGAGTTGATTGATGATTTCATTCGGGAAATGCTTACCACCATGCAGCACCACGGCAACATCCTAATCCCAACTTTTGCGTTTCACCGTAGCCAAGAAATGGCTAAACGCATCGACACCGCCATCGAACGCGGCATTCTCCCCAAATATCACGTCTACACCATATCCAACATCGCCCAAAAAATCAACGGTTACTACAACCTAAACAAAGGCTTATTCACCAAAGAAATCAAACAACAGAAAAACCCCTTCAACTACCGCCACGTCAAGCACCTTTACCGCACCAGCCAAATTCAAGAACCCGCCATAGTTATCTGCACTTCCGGGTTTGGTCACGCAGGCGCCAGCCTAAGATTGCTTAAAGATTGGTCCGGGAGTAAAGACAACGCCGTTATCTTAACTTCAGGGTATCTACCCCCCGACAGCCCCCTCAAACAAGCCAAGGAAGAGGGCTTCTTCAAAACCGACGAAGAAACCTACACAGTAAACGCGGCAGTACGCCAAATTGAGCTTTCAGGACACGCAGACCAAAATGAACTCGTCAAATTCGTCAATAAACTTAAACCTAAACAGACGATTCTGGTGCACGGCGACCTCGAACAGGCAGAATTACTCTCAGAGAAAATCTCGGGCATAACCGATGTCTGCATCCCCAAACAAAACGAAGTCATAGACGCCTAACCCAGAAATATCCATTCCTTTTATTTAGAGTAGTTAAAACTATTTTTAAGCCCAATCCTTTAGTCCTGTTTTAGGTGAAGGTATGCGGCAGAAACTTACTCTGGTAACGCTTGGTGTTGCCGATTTAGATCGAGCGGTTGATTTTTACGAGAAAGGCCTGGGCTGGAAACGCTCCTCTGTGAGCACTCCGAATCTGGCGGTGTTTTCTCTTGGCGGCATTGGTCTGGCTTTGTATTCAAGGAAATCCCTCGCGGAAGACGCAACAGTTGATGAGGCTGGAAGCGGCTTTTCAGGTATCACGCTATCCTTAAACGCCGTAAACGAGGCTGAAGTTGACGCTGTCCTCTCGGAGGCGGTTAGAGCTGGCGGAATGCTGGTTAAGCCTGCGCAGAAGGTTTTCTGGGGTGGATACAGCGGCTACTTCAAGGACCCTGATGGGCACCTACTTGAGGTTGCGTATAACCCGTTTTGGAAGTTAGACGCCGAGGGCAACGTGGTGCTGGAACCCTAAAAAATTAGAGTTTTCTAAAGTCACCCAGTACACTATTCAGATCCATCGCCGCATTAAACGAGAGGTCATCGCTGTCATATTCTATTCTTTTCAGACCCTTCAGATTCGCCGGTAAATCTATTTTCCGCTCAACCAGCAAGATGACTTGGGTGTCATATTTGAGGTAAGCCGCGTTAATTTCTGAGAGGACATTTGGGTTGAGGATATAGAGTCCGCTGTAGCGTCTTTCTTGCTCGACAGCGGCGATGTTAATTATGGCGCAGTCGCATTCCTTCATTATTCCAAATTTGCCTTCAGAAATTGGAACGGTTGTTTCTTCTTTGTCGCCCATGACGTAATCGTAGTGAATGAACTCTAGCATTCTCTTTACTTGGTCAGCTACCTTTGTGTTACTGTTAGAAATGAAGACCCGCGGTTTTGCGGAGAATTCACCTTGGACTTCACTGGGTCGTTTCTCAAAGGTTAACATTGGTTCTGATTTGGGTTTGGCTATTGGTTCTTCGGGGGTATAGACTGGTACTGCTGAAGCTTCAAACGTGGCGGGTGCGCTGGCGAGGTTTCTGATTCTTTTGGCGTAACGTTTGTTTAGCAACTCATAGGTGGGCAGTAACTCAAGAGCGATTCCGTTGTCTAGAGCGGTTACTTTTCCTTCTAAGGTGTCGCTTTCAAACTTGAATGCTACAATGGTGCCTTTTTGGGCTTTTCCTTTGACTAAGAGTTTGACAAAGTCTTCCACTTCAGCCAAGCTTACATGGTCAGATTGAATAATCAAGAGTGGTTGGCCTCCCTCGGTGTAGCCGTTTACTCCTGAAGCGGGGTCGGCTGGTTTGCCGTTAAATTTTTTGATAACCCACTCTTCGAATTGCCGGGAAGAATACTTTTGGAGCCTTTTTTCACTCACACTCTTCTTCTTAACCACAACAA includes:
- a CDS encoding magnesium transporter CorA family protein — its product is MIRAVFMGDNSERPVTAEELSTLPVSNVWLEVVDPTDAELDAVAATVHVPVTFLRLPKNGGVVELRVEEGYGIIDFLVMADVVSTKKAYPIVLVFSKKFLVTVSKKEIQPVINLAKERMSKTKNDPPAQVTYFIIDEIVANHYVDIEKLETLTAKMEEEVVEKASSETLKRIFKLKTNMVRFNKILWYERSLIFNLRRCSDACMDAKYRSLFDITHEDLTRQIDIVETYREILSDAINVYLSSISNKINLSIQALTVVIFYLTIITTVTSFPNTVATFFGISQFGNTHFGIVIIALLLSIVLPFVWLWRKKWLKPKPVG
- a CDS encoding molybdopterin-dependent oxidoreductase, yielding MEKAKQSVKGIAISLILVVLGLIVVTVVLQSSQSSMLYPAEVREYKGEDLSSVGDIRENTVKGIQYINGSTYRLQISGKVNQTAEYTYDQVLNDFPSYQKVVTLYCVEGWSAKILWEGVLVSDLLEHAGVDSNATTVIFYASDNYSTALPLSYIADNQILLAYKVNDITLPPERGFPFQLVAESQYGYKWIKWVTQIEVSDNPDYLGYWESRGLPNNATIP
- a CDS encoding MBL fold metallo-hydrolase; this encodes MKIEVLGGAREVGGSCISIESDSCKVALDYGTKLDEEPKKLPRDFDAVIISHAHLDHTGSLLSLCKKNSPTIVGSDITRDVTVDLLHDMVNIQTQNGNTEFDDSTAEKVRDCWWSRDSVALPGMKINLQSAGHVAGAKITSLEAEKKRVVYTGDFCLHNTEILQGCKMEALPKKPDVLIMECTYGGKVRPPREELIDDFIREMLTTMQHHGNILIPTFAFHRSQEMAKRIDTAIERGILPKYHVYTISNIAQKINGYYNLNKGLFTKEIKQQKNPFNYRHVKHLYRTSQIQEPAIVICTSGFGHAGASLRLLKDWSGSKDNAVILTSGYLPPDSPLKQAKEEGFFKTDEETYTVNAAVRQIELSGHADQNELVKFVNKLKPKQTILVHGDLEQAELLSEKISGITDVCIPKQNEVIDA
- a CDS encoding VOC family protein; protein product: MRQKLTLVTLGVADLDRAVDFYEKGLGWKRSSVSTPNLAVFSLGGIGLALYSRKSLAEDATVDEAGSGFSGITLSLNAVNEAEVDAVLSEAVRAGGMLVKPAQKVFWGGYSGYFKDPDGHLLEVAYNPFWKLDAEGNVVLEP
- a CDS encoding LPXTG cell wall anchor domain-containing protein; its protein translation is MKKQLLTTVFIVFFLFSVIVVPAYCQTVAPDEATPTEEAPQTGTTNWLLIGGIIAVVAVVAAVAGVVVVKKKSVSEKRLQKYSSRQFEEWVIKKFNGKPADPASGVNGYTEGGQPLLIIQSDHVSLAEVEDFVKLLVKGKAQKGTIVAFKFESDTLEGKVTALDNGIALELLPTYELLNKRYAKRIRNLASAPATFEASAVPVYTPEEPIAKPKSEPMLTFEKRPSEVQGEFSAKPRVFISNSNTKVADQVKRMLEFIHYDYVMGDKEETTVPISEGKFGIMKECDCAIINIAAVEQERRYSGLYILNPNVLSEINAAYLKYDTQVILLVERKIDLPANLKGLKRIEYDSDDLSFNAAMDLNSVLGDFRKL